A DNA window from Seriola aureovittata isolate HTS-2021-v1 ecotype China chromosome 8, ASM2101889v1, whole genome shotgun sequence contains the following coding sequences:
- the tspan7 gene encoding tetraspanin-7 gives MSPPSRRLQTKPVITCLKTFLISYSLIFWFTGVILLAVGVWGKVSLEAYFALASDESTNAPYVLIGTGATIIIFGLFGCFATCRGSPWMLKLYAMFLTLVFLAELVAGISGFIFRHEIKAKLGSAYDNAVKYYNTTDSSSAAVDAIQRTLHCCGVKNYTDWSETEYFKEKGIPTSCCKDNTKCSEETLKDLDKAKKEVYTTGCFALVTHVMEANLGIIAGISFGIAFFQLIGIFLACCLSRYITNNQYEMV, from the exons ATGTCGCCGCCGTCTCGACGGCTTCAGACGAAGCCGGTGATTACCTGCCTGAAGACTTTCCTTATCTCCTACAGCCTCATATTCTGG TTCACAGGCGTGATCCTGCTGGCAGTCGGGGTGTGGGGGAAGGTGAGCCTGGAGGCCTATTTCGCCCTGGCTTCTGATGAGAGTACCAATGCACCATATGTCCTCATTGGGACTGGAGCCACCATCATTATTTTTGGACTGTTCGGTTGCTTTGCTACATGTCGCGGCAGCCCATGGATGCTCAAACTG tATGCCATGTTTTTGACCTTGGTGTTCCTGGCTGAGCTTGTGGCAGGCATCTCAGGCTTTATCTTCAGACATGAG ATCAAAGCCAAATTGGGCAGTGCCTATGACAATGCTGTGAAGTACTACAATaccactgacagcagcagcgcTGCAGTTGACGCCATACAGAGGACT TTGCATTGCTGCGGGGTGAAAAATTACACTGACTGGAGTGAAACGGAGTACTTTAAAGAGAAGGGCATCCCTACCAGCTGCTGTAAAGACAACACCAAGTGCTCAGAGGAGACCCTGAAAGACCTTGACAAGGCTAAAAAAGAGGTGTACACGACG GGCTGCTTCGCATTGGTGACCCATGTGATGGAGGCCAACCTGGGAATCATCGCAGGGATCTCCTTTGGGATTGCATTTTTCCAG CTCATTGGGATATTCCTGGCCTGCTGCTTGTCTCGATACATCACCAACAACCAGTATGAGATGGTCTAA
- the mid1ip1l gene encoding mid1-interacting protein 1-like: MMQISSDSASNKHSLINVMHRFIAAANNMDETIMVPSLLRDVPLEEQAASQVEANNNNEPPCPNKQRDMYEHYLLLKSIKNDMEWGLLKREMSSGASFLEMAVKQEEQQPVTGDLLPDDNLDLEHQFHYHLRGLFGVLSKLTMQADHLTNRYKREIGGGNFMR, from the coding sequence ATGATGCAGATCAGCAGCGACTCCGCCAGCAACAAGCACTCCCTCATCAACGTCATGCACCGCTTCATAGCAGCTGCCAACAATATGGACGAGACCATCATGGTGCCCAGTCTGCTGCGAGACGTGCCGCTGGAGGAGCAGGCGGCCAGCCAGGTGGAGGCCAACAATAACAATGAACCGCCGTGTCCCAACAAGCAGAGGGATATGTACGAGCACTACCTGCTCCTCAAGTCCATAAAGAATGACATGGAGTGGGGTCTGCTGAAGAGGGAGATGAGCAGCGGCGCCAGCTTCCTGGAGATGGCGGTGAAGCAGGAGGAACAGCAGCCGGTCACCGGGGATCTGCTCCCGGATGACAACTTGGACCTGGAGCATCAGTTTCATTATCACCTCAGAGGACTGTTTGGAGTTCTGTCCAAGCTCACAATGCAAGCAGACCACCTCACCAACAGATACAAGAGAGAAATCGGAGGAGGAAACTTCATGAGATAG